The Planococcus halocryophilus nucleotide sequence CCAATTCCTTCGCTTAAAAATTCTGTGTGGCGCAAATAAGAATACCAATAAACAAACGTCGTCAAACTAACACCTAACAACACAGAAAGAATTCTCTTAGTAAAATTAACTTTCGAACCCATTAATCGACCACTTACATAATAAATGAAAAATGCGATGACCAATAATTCCAGCAGCATAATGAAGTAAATCATGGAAGAGATTCTCCTTTCATTGCTAAGCTTTAAAACGAAAGCAGTATAGCTAGAAGCAAAAAACTGTATATAAATCCTTAGAGCTTATTAGCAACTGGGTTTGGCAACTTTTTAAGTAGTTCGAGCAAGCCATTCGGATAAAGAACGGTCTCACTTTGATTTAACTCTTCAAGTAACACCCATTTTGCTTTTGTCATTTTGCCATCTTCGAAAACGTCAAAAGTATCTTGTTCATAAAGAGCTTGTTGTTCAAATTCCACTTCATAAACCAATGAAATTTCGTGGAAAACTTGATATTTTAGCGTATAAATATTTTCTATTACGTCCACGTAACGAACAATATTAATATCAGTACCGATTTCTTCTTTAAATTCTCTTATCAATGTCTTAGTAGAGGGTTCACCCAGTTCAATCGTTCCGCCAATTGGCCTGTAAAATGGACCTTTTCCTGCCGAATGACGCGCAAATTGTTGCTCCAGTAAAACAGACTGACCTTTTCTTAAAATCCCTAACGTATTCGCTCTAGGACGCAAATGTCGACTTTTCTTTTCTTCGTAGTCAGCTATAGTCGAAGTGACAATGTGAAGAGAATCCCATTCCCCATTTGAAAATTGAACAATTGGATATGTTTTCGGGAAAAGTTGACGGTTAATATCATTTGGAGCTAAGCCATCCTTGTAAAGTTGAATAATTTTTTCTTGTAAGCTCTCCAAATAATTCAGCTTATCTTCTAATAACGCACGTCCGTTTTCAAGATAGCCGGCGTGACTGCAAAATACAGATTCGAACGGCAATGCCAATAATTTACGTAAAGATGTTTTGATGTGCGAAATCGACTCATTTTTCATCACGACACGTGTTTTTGGCGATACAAACAAATCTCCTGTAAACAAGCGACCCGATTCCGAATGATACAGCGCTACATGATCATCTGCATGTCCGGGTGTATAGATCACTTGCCATTCAAATGTGCGCGAATTTATACAGTCACTCAGCGTTTGTGTACGAAAAGCGTCACGGTTTCCCCATGTGAGTTTTCGATAAGTTGGGTATACACCGTCTTTCTCCGTAATTTTTTGGCCAATTGGATGAATAAAAAATGGCACTTGATAATTTTGCTGAATCCAAGCCGCATTTCCGGTATGGTCTTCGTGGTGATGCGTCAATACGACTTGATCAAATGATAACTTTGATAACACATCTGCAAGTTCATCCTGCATTTTCTCGGCTCCAGTATCAATCAACATACCATCCACTAAAAAGAAAAATACTTTACTACGGGTTTCTTCCAAAATTCCTTCTATACATACAACTTGTTCATGTTCATAAACATTTAGCATGCTTAGTCCCCCCTTAAAAGCGCACCTACTTTTCTCATATGATACAGACTTTACGGGATGGCTGCTATAGCTTAGTGCTTAGACTGTTAATATTTATCTTTTTTCTTGTTGACAGGTTTGAATTTATATGATAATTCCTTAAGTAGTTTGTTACATATTTATTTGAAAACATAGATTTATGCTTTAATTTATTGATTCTACAAGCAGTTTATCCAATTGTTTCTGGTTGTTTACAATAACGACTTTTCCTTGCGCCGCTCCGAGCTTCGCCAAAAATTCAGGTTTCATCGTGTCTTCGAAATATCGATTCCACTGGAACATTTTCAGTAGCATACTAAAGCTT carries:
- a CDS encoding MBL fold metallo-hydrolase, which produces MLNVYEHEQVVCIEGILEETRSKVFFFLVDGMLIDTGAEKMQDELADVLSKLSFDQVVLTHHHEDHTGNAAWIQQNYQVPFFIHPIGQKITEKDGVYPTYRKLTWGNRDAFRTQTLSDCINSRTFEWQVIYTPGHADDHVALYHSESGRLFTGDLFVSPKTRVVMKNESISHIKTSLRKLLALPFESVFCSHAGYLENGRALLEDKLNYLESLQEKIIQLYKDGLAPNDINRQLFPKTYPIVQFSNGEWDSLHIVTSTIADYEEKKSRHLRPRANTLGILRKGQSVLLEQQFARHSAGKGPFYRPIGGTIELGEPSTKTLIREFKEEIGTDINIVRYVDVIENIYTLKYQVFHEISLVYEVEFEQQALYEQDTFDVFEDGKMTKAKWVLLEELNQSETVLYPNGLLELLKKLPNPVANKL